The region CGCAAGGCGAGGGAGTTCACCCATCCCAGAATGAGACTTAAATCTCAACTTGCTCAAATATCACTTCGTTATTACCAAGCGCTTCTGATAAAACAGCAAGCGCTCTATAGGTCACCGCTTGAGACCAATGGAGCATAGGAGCTTTAGCCTTTATTAGGGGATATTTCCGATAGTAGAAATAACCCGAAGGATCCTGCATTTCTCGAATCCACCAGTTAGCCACTTTCAAGGCCAGATTAAGGGCAGACGGATAATTCTCTGAGAAATGTGCCAACGTTTCGATGGCCTGTGCTGCGCACTGGCTGTCGATGGGCTGGGTGCGGTTGTGGTAATAGCGAGGACAGCCGTCTGGCTCAAAAAAATGTTCGACAAAAAATCGAAAACCACGCTCAAGCTCCCCCCTGTAATTGTCGTCGCCGGTTGACTCGACATAGATTTTTAAACTGTCCAGGTTGTAGCCCGTGTGGAAGTTGTCGATCCAGTGGTACTTCGGATCTTCCGCATACCACCATGAACCGTCTGGTCGCTGTCGGGTGCAGCTGTACTTCATGGCCTCCGCAGCTACACTACGACACTCGTCAGAATCGTTGAACATAGCCGCACGCGCTAGGAAACTGGCGCCCAGCATATTGGCGGTGTGAATCGAACTCTGCTCGGTCATCAGGTAACTGAGACATGTTCCTGATTCGGTCCGTTCTCGCGGCAGGTTAAGAATCCAACGGCATACGCTATCCGCTATTTCAAGATAACGACGATCCCCGAGAATAGAGTACCCGTCCAGAAACGCATGACCAATAAGTGCTGTCCAAACGATGATAGACTCATGCTTAGAGTAACGACCACCTCGACTTGCAAAATCGAAGTGATTAGCCCACGAGAACTCATCGAACTTGGGCGATTTATGCTCGATAAGCCAATCGAGGCAAATGCGGGCCCGGCTCTTGTAGGAGGCATCCCCCGTAATCCCGAACATGGTTAGATATCCCCTAACCATATAGCCTCGACCTTTAGTCGAAACCAGCGGCTTAATCCCGAAAAGCGGTCGCAGATTCCAGGGACTCTGCCTAACAACCTGCATCAAAAGCCGATCTAAAAAGAGGTTTCCGAATGTCAACAGCCGAAATGGGGATGACAACCCGTCAAAAGGTTCATAGGCTCTGTAATCACGCTCTTCAACCCAGCGTTCGACACGCTTTGCAGACTTGCGAATGGTTTCGCGTTCTATGCTCACTTGATTTAGCAATGCAATCCCTTCAAGAAATGTCATCTGCCTGAATCATGGTTTGGAACCTGTCAACAATTTTTGTACACTCGAGGTGTCGATTACCATGGTATATCCCCCAGATGTGCGGGATTTTAACAAGGTAATTCCCCCACCCTGTCCGTTTTTGACAACCCGAGGGCGATTGTTTCTCCTGAAGAAGAGCAACCGGAAAGGGGGAAGAATGGCCCGAAGAAGGATTCATATGAACGAGTATCTGGAAATGATTTACCAATGGCACAAAGGAAGAACCGAAAGGGAGATTTGTGATTCTCTTGGCATAGACCGAAAAACAATCCGACGTTACATGAAGCGACTGCGGGCAGTTAGGGTTACAAGGGAGCAACCGCTGCCGGAGCAGGATCAATTGGTTCAACTTGTTTCTTTGATTCAACATTCCTAGAAATTTTTCCGTTCGTCTCTGGTCAAGCTCGAACCCTACGACCAACAGATCAGAGATTGGATGCAAGAAGAGGACATGACCATACGGCAGATCTCGCGGTTACTGAAAGAACACCATGAGCTAGCCCGCATTTCTCAAGACCTTTCTTTAGATGACAATTTTTGGGTTAAATGAACCTTGACTCGGGAAAAATCAGACAAACAAGGTGAAAACACCCCGTATTTTCCTGTCTACCCTCGAAAACCTGCAGTTCAAATCAATTTGGAGCGAAATTTTGCGACACTTCACCCGGGATGTTTTGGAGGTAGCGGCTGATTCTTCATACAGGTCGAGGTTCAAGGTCCGGCTCTACCCAGATTTTGGCAAACCTGAAGAAACGAACTTTGATAAGGGTAGGAACTGGACAGGGAGATGGTAAAACGTCGGACCGAAATCCGGATCTGCGCTCCGATTTTCAAGAGTTTTAATCGAATCGTATCGCACTGGGCTCGAGCCCATTGAGTCCCTTTCAGTCCAAACTGCCTCAGCAAACGATTAGGGTTGTATCCGGAGTGCACTCTGAAATCACAGCTCTCAAGCAGACTACGATTGCATTCCGGATACAACCCTAATCGTTACACACCCTGGGCTTTGGAGTCAGCCGCAAGCGGGTGAGCCGGCTGATGCGCCAGATGGGTCTGCAGGCCATCTATTCCAAGCCGAGACGATCGGTGCCAGCGCCGGGACATCGCACTTATCCCTATCTGTTGCGGGTATGGAAGATCGAGCGCCCCGATCAGGTTTGGGTTTCGGAGACATCACCTTCCTTCGCTTGCGGGGCGGCTTCGTCTATCTGGTCGCCATCATGGATTGGTACAGCCGTTACGTGTTGTCCTGCCAAGTGTCGGTCAGTCTGGAATCGAGCTTCTGCATCTCGGCCCTGCCGAGCTTGGCTCTTTCCCGGCGTAGTCTCGGCATTCAGTGTCCAGCAAGCTTGCCTCTTCCCCCACGACATGCCGCCCCAGCGTTTCATTTATTTCCCCCACTGCTAGTGCAGGCAAGTCCCGCCGCCACCGGTCGAGGCTGTCCTTCTTCACAGTGATCGGTGGAAATTCATCGTGGAGGCC is a window of Deltaproteobacteria bacterium DNA encoding:
- a CDS encoding transposase; the encoded protein is MLRQFGLKGTQWARAQCDTIRLKLLKIGAQIRISVRRFTISLSSSYPYQSSFLQVCQNLGRAGP